The genomic region ATTGTGGTGAGTTTCTCAGATATTCAAATTTTTTTGCAATTTAATCTGCGAAAATCTGCGTAATCTGTGGATTGAAGCGTATTTTTGATCTGGCTATGGCTTGGTGTTTATTATGTGTTTTGAGTATTCCGATTCTTGTTACCGGATTGATGGTGAAGCTGACTTCCAAGGGGCCGGCATTATACTGGTCAGACAGGGTTGGGATTAATAATGGGATATTCAGGATGCCCAAGTTTCGGACGATGCGCATTAACACCCCTGCTGTTGCGACTCATCTTATGAAAAATCCTGATGTTTACCTTACGCCGATCGGTTCTTTTTTGCGCAAGTTCAGCCTGGATGAATTGCCGCAGCTTTACAGTGTTTTAAAGGGAGACATAAGTTTTGTTGGGCCACGTCCGGCTTTATTTAACCAGGATGATCTGGTTGAGCTTCGAACAGGGAAAGGGATAC from Syntrophales bacterium harbors:
- a CDS encoding sugar transferase codes for the protein MKRIFDLAMAWCLLCVLSIPILVTGLMVKLTSKGPALYWSDRVGINNGIFRMPKFRTMRINTPAVATHLMKNPDVYLTPIGSFLRKFSLDELPQLYSVLKGDISFVGPRPALFNQDDLVELRTGKGIHELIPGITGWAQVNGRDVLSIPVKVEFDEYYLKNRSFLFDMKILWMTVVKVVRREGVIH